A stretch of the Neodiprion lecontei isolate iyNeoLeco1 chromosome 4, iyNeoLeco1.1, whole genome shotgun sequence genome encodes the following:
- the LOC107221903 gene encoding solute carrier organic anion transporter family member 2A1 isoform X1 has protein sequence MAIGPQRVVRSELEGGLSGPANPIPDESIDCGCGQMSCPKLARFATRSLFVGLVSTIGTVQAAAQAYFLITSHTIARKFQFDPTIIEWVVVLSCLTPAFVGLLVAYWGDRIHRAAWTGGWVMVQGVAYISLIIPRLASSDEVEAESTNVTHMSLYSDDSPELCSPETASLTMDSTDTGYVILGLLIVVQIISGIASVAYYALALSYIDDNTKKKNVAIYIGVVLSVTCFGVLLGCLLAWLCLMIDSESLSRVDTYQEQIGAWWLGWPILGVLLIIPAFFVAIFPRRLPSEVVEQAAASILDSANGSRRSSFKSYNQALASTGFFRSVLRMFENKIIIFNALAASFAITALVNFMANESIFLESRYYIPRPTGMYLGFGDPWTSRLVAHITRPIIAGSLVIIAGLIIAKFRPAASYVAGYTVIAMALTATIFLALAFATCDKPSIVGTHRDTLILLKYCNKNCRCSRDADFRPVCDEQGRFTFYSPCHAGCTTVEFVNNTKYYSDCSCVEEMLGLGNIDAVDGPCGSTSCHIGWIIYQVSSVLITALLATAAVGNVIIVFRAIYPQDKALTVGFHMAHIAMLAYMPGKMLYERIVARTCKLWGTDEIVCRLYDTDKLADYICYLSAAIAAIGAIFQFLVWYFSRNLKLYGYPEIDLPEDTELQGVQTSPLLGGVVEPLPAKSVDTVDENPDDNPGNVDTAVTPTVHSVTAVPQERVNQPSVTEEAKQTSTPLKFGPLGPGNIRTKSTEPAVTEARTAAETEDELDSSTDDETHTVGRKRSTEIAYRPLELDSDVEIDLSSAGPRTRRNVISRDFDPVLNNIGIASFPTQDSPKPVIESDEEDSVYRERRKSRPSRSMQNVSSLSPVQERVREFESRSDNDDGFSKTDSFEYSAKAPQRPKKITPELAARREPYRLTGDFNEVGIPILDLDKEPTTPLSPGFQIQSIQASQDNFQGHLSRENLDKIPVYDPSKELGSPESPIKSEQYKLEDVVAEPEVPPLPTSPPPQSSGSSGFGSLPLSDVEENKASARSRENLGSDSPSTSPGGTKLPTLITDF, from the exons ATGGCGATCGGACCTCAGAGGGTGGTAAGGTCGGAACTCGAGGGGGGATTGTCAGGACCCGCCAATCCCATTCCAGATGAATCCATCGACTGTGGTTGCGGACAGATGTCCTGCCCCAAACTTGCCAGGTTCGCCACGCGAAGTCTGTTCGTTGGTCTCGTTAGCACCATCGGAACAGTCCAGGCTGCGGCTCAAGCCTACTTCTTGATCACGAGTCACACTATTGCCAGGAAGTTTCAGTTCGATCCGACCATCATCG AATGGGTTGTTGTTCTCTCATGCCTGACCCCTGCGTTCGTTGGCCTCCTCGTCGCGTATTGGGGCGACAGAATCCACAGAGCCGCATGGACCGGGGGCTGGGTAATGGTGCAAGGTGTCGCCTATATTTCGCTGATCATTCCACGCCTGGCGAGCAGTGACGAAGTGGAAGCTGAGTCGACAAACGTCACCCACATGTCACTCTATTCCG ATGACAGTCCAGAGCTCTGCTCCCCCGAGACGGCGTCGTTGACCATGGACAGCACCGACACGGGTTACGTGATTCTTGGTCTGCTGATCGTCGTGCAAATCATCTCTGGAATTGCGAGCGTAGCGTATTACGCGCTTGCACTATCTTACATTGACGACAACACCAAGAAGAAGAACGTCGCTATCTACATCGGAGTTGTTCTCTCTGTCACGTGCTTCGGAGTCTTGCTGGGCTGCTTGTTGGCCTGGTTATGCCTGAT GATAGACTCCGAGAGCTTAAGCAGAGTGGATACTTACCAGGAACAAATTGGAGCATGGTGGCTAGGCTGGCCGATCCTAGGAGTTCTTTTAATAATTCCTGCTTTCTTCGTTGCTATATTTCCGAGAAGATTACCTTCAGAG GTTGTAGAGCAGGCTGCAGCCTCCATCTTGGACAGTGCAAATGGGTCCAGACGCAGCAGCTTTAAATCCTACAACCAAGCACTTGCCAGTACTGGATTTTTTCGATCAGTGCTCAGGATGtttgagaataaaataataatattcaatgcACTGGCTGCCTCGTTTGCCATAACCGCATTGGTCAACTTCATGGCGAATGAAAGCATTTTTCTCGAGTCAAGGTACTATATCCCAAGGCCGACGGGGATGTACCTTGGATTCGGTGACCCATGGACGTCCAGATTAGTCGCAC ATATCACAAGACCCATCATCGCGGGCTCGCTAGTCATTATCGCTGGTCTAATCATCGCAAAGTTCAGGCCCGCAGCGTCGTATGTGGCAGGATACACCGTCATAGCCATGGCTTTAACGGCAACAATTTTTCTAGCTCTAGCGTTTGCCACATGCGACAAGCCGTCGATTGTTGGAACCCACAGGGATAC ATTGATACTCCTCAAATACTGCAACAAAAATTGCCGCTGTTCCCGTGACGCGGACTTTCGCCCAGTGTGCGACGAACAAGGAAGATTCACGTTCTACAGCCCGTGTCACGCGGGCTGCACGACTGTTGAGTTCGTCAACAACACCAAGTACTACAGCGACTGTAGCTGCGTTGAGGAGATGCTGGGCTTGGGCAACATCGATGCTGTGGACGGACCCTGCGGCTCAACGAGTTGTCACATCGGTTGGATAATTTATCAG GTGAGCTCGGTTCTGATTACGGCGTTGCTCGCTACGGCGGCGGTGGGAAACGTGATCATAGTCTTCAGGGCCATATACCCGCAAGACAAAGCGTTGACCGTAGGTTTCCACATGGCCCACATAGCCATGCTGGCTTACATGCCTGGAAAGATGCTGTACGAACGAATCGTGGCGAGAACTTGCAAGCTTTGGGGTACCGACGAAATCGTTTGCCGCTTGTATGACACTGACAAGCTTGCCGACTACATCTGCTACCTCTCAGCGGCCATCGCTGCGATAGGTGCCATATTCCAGTTCCTCGTCTGGTACTTCAGCAGGAATCTTAAGCTGTACGGATACCCCGAAATTGATCTACCCGAGGACACCGAGCTCCAGGGCGTGCAAACGTCTCCGTTACTGGGAGGCGTTGTGGAACCTCTGCCAGCAAAATCTG TTGATACCGTAGATGAAAACCCTGACGACAATCCTGGGAATGTTGATACTGCCGTGACGCCGACTGTGCATTCAGTCACGGCAGTTCCTCAGGAACGAGTCAACCAGCCTTCGGTGACGGAAGAAGCCAAGCAAACGAGCACTCCACTGAAATTCGGACCTTTGGGTCCAGGCAACATAAGAACGAAGAGTACCGAGCCTGCCGTAACCGAGGCCCGAACGGCAGCGGAAACGGAAGACGAGCTGGACTCATCAACGGATGACGAGACACACACGGTAGGGCGAAAACGCAGCACCGAAATCGCTTACAGACCATTGGAATTGGACTCGGACGTCGAGATTGATCTAAGCAGTGCGGGCCCGAGGACCAGGAGGAACGTGATCAGCAGAGACTTCGACCCTGTACTGAACAACATCGGGATAGCATCCTTTCCGACACAGGATTCGCCCAAACCGGTAATCGAGTCCGACGAGGAGGACAGTGTCTACAGGGAACGACGGAAGTCGAGGCCGAGTAGGTCCATGCAGAACGTGAGCTCGTTGAGCCCTGTCCAAGAAAGAGTCAGGGAGTTCGAGTCGAGGAGCGACAACGACGACGGGTTTTCGAAGACTGACAGCTTTGAGTACTCGGCCAAGGCTCCGCAGCGACCAAAGAAGATCACTCCAGAGCTTGCGGCGAGACGCGAGCCCTACAGGCTCACCGGGGACTTCAACGAGGTCGGAATACCGATTTTGGACCTTGACAAGGAGCCGACGACCCCCCTCAGTCCGGGCTTCCAGATCCAGAGCATTCAGGCCAGTCAGGACAACTTTCAAGGTCATCTCAGCCGCGAAAATCTCGACAAGATTCCCGTCTACGATCCGAGCAAGGAGCTTGGAAGCCCTGAGAGTCCGATAAAGTCGGAGCAGTATAAGCTTGAGGACGTTGTCGCGGAACCGGAAGTTCCTCCGCTGCCAACCAGTCCACCACCACAGAGCAGCGGGTCTTCCGGTTTCGGCAGTCTGCCTCTCTCGGACGTTGAAGAAAACAAGGCCTCGGCTAGGTCCCGGGAAAATCTCGGCAGTGACAGTCCATCCACTTCACCTGGCGGAACCAAGCTGCCAACATTGATTACAGATTTTTAA
- the LOC107221903 gene encoding solute carrier organic anion transporter family member 2A1 isoform X2, with amino-acid sequence MAIGPQRVVRSELEGGLSGPANPIPDESIDCGCGQMSCPKLARFATRSLFVGLVSTIGTVQAAAQAYFLITSHTIARKFQFDPTIIEWVVVLSCLTPAFVGLLVAYWGDRIHRAAWTGGWVMVQGVAYISLIIPRLASSDEVEAESTNVTHMSLYSDDSPELCSPETASLTMDSTDTGYVILGLLIVVQIISGIASVAYYALALSYIDDNTKKKNVAIYIGVVLSVTCFGVLLGCLLAWLCLMIDSESLSRVDTYQEQIGAWWLGWPILGVLLIIPAFFVAIFPRRLPSEVVEQAAASILDSANGSRRSSFKSYNQALASTGFFRSVLRMFENKIIIFNALAASFAITALVNFMANESIFLESRYYIPRPTGMYLGFGDPWTSRLVAHITRPIIAGSLVIIAGLIIAKFRPAASYVAGYTVIAMALTATIFLALAFATCDKPSIVGTHRDTLILLKYCNKNCRCSRDADFRPVCDEQGRFTFYSPCHAGCTTVEFVNNTKYYSDCSCVEEMLGLGNIDAVDGPCGSTSCHIGWIIYQVSSVLITALLATAAVGNVIIVFRAIYPQDKALTVGFHMAHIAMLAYMPGKMLYERIVARTCKLWGTDEIVCRLYDTDKLADYICYLSAAIAAIGAIFQFLVWYFSRNLKLYGYPEIDLPEDTELQGVQTSPLLGGVVEPLPAKSDENPDDNPGNVDTAVTPTVHSVTAVPQERVNQPSVTEEAKQTSTPLKFGPLGPGNIRTKSTEPAVTEARTAAETEDELDSSTDDETHTVGRKRSTEIAYRPLELDSDVEIDLSSAGPRTRRNVISRDFDPVLNNIGIASFPTQDSPKPVIESDEEDSVYRERRKSRPSRSMQNVSSLSPVQERVREFESRSDNDDGFSKTDSFEYSAKAPQRPKKITPELAARREPYRLTGDFNEVGIPILDLDKEPTTPLSPGFQIQSIQASQDNFQGHLSRENLDKIPVYDPSKELGSPESPIKSEQYKLEDVVAEPEVPPLPTSPPPQSSGSSGFGSLPLSDVEENKASARSRENLGSDSPSTSPGGTKLPTLITDF; translated from the exons ATGGCGATCGGACCTCAGAGGGTGGTAAGGTCGGAACTCGAGGGGGGATTGTCAGGACCCGCCAATCCCATTCCAGATGAATCCATCGACTGTGGTTGCGGACAGATGTCCTGCCCCAAACTTGCCAGGTTCGCCACGCGAAGTCTGTTCGTTGGTCTCGTTAGCACCATCGGAACAGTCCAGGCTGCGGCTCAAGCCTACTTCTTGATCACGAGTCACACTATTGCCAGGAAGTTTCAGTTCGATCCGACCATCATCG AATGGGTTGTTGTTCTCTCATGCCTGACCCCTGCGTTCGTTGGCCTCCTCGTCGCGTATTGGGGCGACAGAATCCACAGAGCCGCATGGACCGGGGGCTGGGTAATGGTGCAAGGTGTCGCCTATATTTCGCTGATCATTCCACGCCTGGCGAGCAGTGACGAAGTGGAAGCTGAGTCGACAAACGTCACCCACATGTCACTCTATTCCG ATGACAGTCCAGAGCTCTGCTCCCCCGAGACGGCGTCGTTGACCATGGACAGCACCGACACGGGTTACGTGATTCTTGGTCTGCTGATCGTCGTGCAAATCATCTCTGGAATTGCGAGCGTAGCGTATTACGCGCTTGCACTATCTTACATTGACGACAACACCAAGAAGAAGAACGTCGCTATCTACATCGGAGTTGTTCTCTCTGTCACGTGCTTCGGAGTCTTGCTGGGCTGCTTGTTGGCCTGGTTATGCCTGAT GATAGACTCCGAGAGCTTAAGCAGAGTGGATACTTACCAGGAACAAATTGGAGCATGGTGGCTAGGCTGGCCGATCCTAGGAGTTCTTTTAATAATTCCTGCTTTCTTCGTTGCTATATTTCCGAGAAGATTACCTTCAGAG GTTGTAGAGCAGGCTGCAGCCTCCATCTTGGACAGTGCAAATGGGTCCAGACGCAGCAGCTTTAAATCCTACAACCAAGCACTTGCCAGTACTGGATTTTTTCGATCAGTGCTCAGGATGtttgagaataaaataataatattcaatgcACTGGCTGCCTCGTTTGCCATAACCGCATTGGTCAACTTCATGGCGAATGAAAGCATTTTTCTCGAGTCAAGGTACTATATCCCAAGGCCGACGGGGATGTACCTTGGATTCGGTGACCCATGGACGTCCAGATTAGTCGCAC ATATCACAAGACCCATCATCGCGGGCTCGCTAGTCATTATCGCTGGTCTAATCATCGCAAAGTTCAGGCCCGCAGCGTCGTATGTGGCAGGATACACCGTCATAGCCATGGCTTTAACGGCAACAATTTTTCTAGCTCTAGCGTTTGCCACATGCGACAAGCCGTCGATTGTTGGAACCCACAGGGATAC ATTGATACTCCTCAAATACTGCAACAAAAATTGCCGCTGTTCCCGTGACGCGGACTTTCGCCCAGTGTGCGACGAACAAGGAAGATTCACGTTCTACAGCCCGTGTCACGCGGGCTGCACGACTGTTGAGTTCGTCAACAACACCAAGTACTACAGCGACTGTAGCTGCGTTGAGGAGATGCTGGGCTTGGGCAACATCGATGCTGTGGACGGACCCTGCGGCTCAACGAGTTGTCACATCGGTTGGATAATTTATCAG GTGAGCTCGGTTCTGATTACGGCGTTGCTCGCTACGGCGGCGGTGGGAAACGTGATCATAGTCTTCAGGGCCATATACCCGCAAGACAAAGCGTTGACCGTAGGTTTCCACATGGCCCACATAGCCATGCTGGCTTACATGCCTGGAAAGATGCTGTACGAACGAATCGTGGCGAGAACTTGCAAGCTTTGGGGTACCGACGAAATCGTTTGCCGCTTGTATGACACTGACAAGCTTGCCGACTACATCTGCTACCTCTCAGCGGCCATCGCTGCGATAGGTGCCATATTCCAGTTCCTCGTCTGGTACTTCAGCAGGAATCTTAAGCTGTACGGATACCCCGAAATTGATCTACCCGAGGACACCGAGCTCCAGGGCGTGCAAACGTCTCCGTTACTGGGAGGCGTTGTGGAACCTCTGCCAGCAAAATCTG ATGAAAACCCTGACGACAATCCTGGGAATGTTGATACTGCCGTGACGCCGACTGTGCATTCAGTCACGGCAGTTCCTCAGGAACGAGTCAACCAGCCTTCGGTGACGGAAGAAGCCAAGCAAACGAGCACTCCACTGAAATTCGGACCTTTGGGTCCAGGCAACATAAGAACGAAGAGTACCGAGCCTGCCGTAACCGAGGCCCGAACGGCAGCGGAAACGGAAGACGAGCTGGACTCATCAACGGATGACGAGACACACACGGTAGGGCGAAAACGCAGCACCGAAATCGCTTACAGACCATTGGAATTGGACTCGGACGTCGAGATTGATCTAAGCAGTGCGGGCCCGAGGACCAGGAGGAACGTGATCAGCAGAGACTTCGACCCTGTACTGAACAACATCGGGATAGCATCCTTTCCGACACAGGATTCGCCCAAACCGGTAATCGAGTCCGACGAGGAGGACAGTGTCTACAGGGAACGACGGAAGTCGAGGCCGAGTAGGTCCATGCAGAACGTGAGCTCGTTGAGCCCTGTCCAAGAAAGAGTCAGGGAGTTCGAGTCGAGGAGCGACAACGACGACGGGTTTTCGAAGACTGACAGCTTTGAGTACTCGGCCAAGGCTCCGCAGCGACCAAAGAAGATCACTCCAGAGCTTGCGGCGAGACGCGAGCCCTACAGGCTCACCGGGGACTTCAACGAGGTCGGAATACCGATTTTGGACCTTGACAAGGAGCCGACGACCCCCCTCAGTCCGGGCTTCCAGATCCAGAGCATTCAGGCCAGTCAGGACAACTTTCAAGGTCATCTCAGCCGCGAAAATCTCGACAAGATTCCCGTCTACGATCCGAGCAAGGAGCTTGGAAGCCCTGAGAGTCCGATAAAGTCGGAGCAGTATAAGCTTGAGGACGTTGTCGCGGAACCGGAAGTTCCTCCGCTGCCAACCAGTCCACCACCACAGAGCAGCGGGTCTTCCGGTTTCGGCAGTCTGCCTCTCTCGGACGTTGAAGAAAACAAGGCCTCGGCTAGGTCCCGGGAAAATCTCGGCAGTGACAGTCCATCCACTTCACCTGGCGGAACCAAGCTGCCAACATTGATTACAGATTTTTAA
- the LOC107221893 gene encoding solute carrier organic anion transporter family member 74D isoform X1, whose product MKKPDNNSNHDRNGPEHVNLLRVPSSSPQTPTALNRGLEDVFREMPITEDTACGIWCFRGPNLQRFANKKAYVFLYGVLGCIFSASFAYFNGTITTIEKRFKIPSKTTGLISVGNDISQLFVSVVLSYYAGRGHRPRWIALGIYTVVVFCCLTMLPHFMYGPGEDALALTKEHGPLESRNSTVFMDKQRKNLCLGKEGRGAECDEAEGNFAPQVLLFIAQLISGVGGSLHYTLGVSYMDDNIKKSKTPALISFSYFLRMLGPAIGYGLASFALKFYISPTLTPTITTQDPRWLGAWWLGWIILAILLFIFASIIALFPKTLPRAAARKALALEKSKSAASFPNEQETELPTSISDMMKTFKRLLTNTTLMCNNLAAVFYFFGYLPYWIFMPKYIEMQYKQSASIASLITGTVGLVFSAFGILLSGLVISKYKPTARYLAAWNVIVGAVSVMGMVSYAFLGCSANDSQVFVLPNGELRTELPCNEHCACDYVTYNPVCSEDGHTFISACHAGCKNLQVAENGSKIFTQCSCVKPKASQAFSLTLPSNVTVFTDIELLETTTKIADMPILGTALPGACPVDCMDKFYVFLAVVCLLKFSGATGRASNFLVSVRCVDEKDKTVAMGFGLTIMSLFAFIPSPILFGFIMDSTCLVWGKTCTGTGNCWLYNGEALRYLLNFTAASFVTIGTIFDVGVWYFVKDVKIFDEEIELEDIAEDTADTCEPRGK is encoded by the exons ATGAAGAAGCCTGACAATAATTCAAACCACGATAGAAACGGTCCGGAGCATGTCAACCTGCTGAGAGTTCCTTCCTCGTCGCCTCAGACGCCGACGGCTCTGAACCGAGGGCTCGAAGATGTCTTCAGAGAAATGCCGATCACCGAGGACACCGCGTGTGGAATTTGGTGTTTCCGCGGTCCGAATTTACAGAGATTCGCGAACAAGAAGGCCTACGTTTTCCTCTACGGTGTCCTCGGCTGCATATTCTCCGCAAGCTTTGCTTACTTCAACGGGACCATCACCACAATCGAGAAGAGGTTCAAGATACCCTCGAAAACTACCG GATTGATTAGCGTGGGCAATGACATTTCCCAACTATTTGTATCCGTCGTACTGTCTTATTACGCCGGTCGAGGTCACAGGCCCAGATGGATCGCCTTGGGCATTTACACG GTCGTTGTTTTCTGCTGCCTAACGATGCTGCCCCACTTCATGTACGGTCCGGGTGAGGACGCACTGGCCTTGACTAAGGAACACGGACCGCTGGAGTCCAGGAACTCTACGGTCTTCATGGACAAGCAGCGGAAGAACCTCTGCCTCGGCAAAGAGGGACGGGGTGCCGAGTGCGATGAGGCGGAGGGGAACTTCGCGCCCCAGGTGCTGCTGTTCATAGCCCAGCTGATATCCGGGGTGGGCGGATCCCTCCACTATACTCTGGGCGTCTCCTACATGGACGACAACATAAAGAAGTCGAAGACCCCGGCGCTGATCAGCTTCTCCTACTTCCTCCGGATGCTGGGCCCCGCCATCGGCTACGGCCTCGCCTCCTTCGCCCTCAAGTTCTACATCAGCCCAACCCTGACCCCGACCATCACGACCCAGGACCCAAGGTGGCTGGGTGCCTGGTGGTTGGGCTGGATAATCCTGGCCATCCTGCTCTTCATATTCGCGAGCATAATCGCCCTCTTTCCGAAGACGCTGCCGCGGGCCGCGGCTCGGAAGGCTTTGGCCCTGGAGAAGAGCAAATCGGCGGCAAGTTTTCCGAACGAGCAGGAAACCGAGCTGCCCACCTCGATTTCCGACATGATGAAGACCTTCAAACGTCTTCTGACCAACACCACTCTCATGTGCAACAACCTCGCCGCGGTATTCTACTTCTTTGGTTACCTACCATACTGGATCTTTATGCCCAAGTACATAGAGATGCAGTACAAGCAGTCCGCCTCCATCGCCTCCCTCATCACCGGCACCGTTGGCCTCGTATTCAGTGCCTTTGGCATTCTCCTCTCAGGGCTCGTCATCTCCAAGTACAAGCCCACAGCACGCTACCTCGCCGCCTGGAACGTCATCGTCGGCGCCGTTTCCGTCATGGGCATGGTATCCTACGCCTTCCTCGGCTGCTCCGCCAACGACAGTCAGGTCTTCGTTCTTCCCAATGGCGAACTCCGTACCGAATTACCGTGCAACGAACACTGCGCCTGTGATTATGTCACCTATAATCCAGTTTGCTCGGAGGATGGCCACACCTTCATTTCCGCCTGCCATGCTGGATGCAAAAACCTCCAG GTCGCTGAAAATGgaagtaaaatatttaccCAGTGCAGCTGCGTCAAACCAAAGGCGTCGCAGGCTTTTTCACTCACCCTTCCCTCCAACGTGACGGTCTTCACGGACATTGAACTTTTGGAAACAACGACAAAAATTGCGGACATGCCGATTTTGGGCACCGCCCTTCCCGGCGCCTGTCCAGTCGACTGTATGGACAAGTTTTACGTCTTTCTCGCTGTTGTTTGTCTTCTGAAGTTCAGCGGTGCCACCGGAAGAGCCTCGAACTTTCTTGTTTCCGTGAGGTGCGTCGATGAAAAGGACAAGACCGTCGCTATGGGATTTGGTTTGACAATAATGAGTCTTTTCGCATTCATACCATCACCTATTCTGTTTGGATTCATTATGG acagtACTTGTTTGGTTTGGGGTAAAACTTGTACCGGAACAGGAAATTGTTGGCTCTACAACGGAGAGGCCCTGAGATATTTGTTGAACTTTACCGCCGCAA GCTTTGTCACAATTGGTACAATATTCGACGTGGGCGTTTGGTACTTTGTCAAGGACGTGAAGATCTTCGACGAGGAGATCGAGCTGGAGGACATCGCTGAAGACACCGCTGACACTTGTGAACCAAGAGGGAAATAG
- the LOC107221893 gene encoding solute carrier organic anion transporter family member 74D isoform X2, which produces MKKPDNNSNHDRNGPEHVNLLRVPSSSPQTPTALNRGLEDVFREMPITEDTACGIWCFRGPNLQRFANKKAYVFLYGVLGCIFSASFAYFNGTITTIEKRFKIPSKTTGLISVGNDISQLFVSVVLSYYAGRGHRPRWIALGIYTVVVFCCLTMLPHFMYGPGEDALALTKEHGPLESRNSTVFMDKQRKNLCLGKEGRGAECDEAEGNFAPQVLLFIAQLISGVGGSLHYTLGVSYMDDNIKKSKTPALISFSYFLRMLGPAIGYGLASFALKFYISPTLTPTITTQDPRWLGAWWLGWIILAILLFIFASIIALFPKTLPRAAARKALALEKSKSAASFPNEQETELPTSISDMMKTFKRLLTNTTLMCNNLAAVFYFFGYLPYWIFMPKYIEMQYKQSASIASLITGTVGLVFSAFGILLSGLVISKYKPTARYLAAWNVIVGAVSVMGMVSYAFLGCSANDSQVFVLPNGELRTELPCNEHCACDYVTYNPVCSEDGHTFISACHAGCKNLQVAENGSKIFTQCSCVKPKASQAFSLTLPSNVTVFTDIELLETTTKIADMPILGTALPGACPVDCMDKFYVFLAVVCLLKFSGATGRASNFLVSVRCVDEKDKTVAMGFGLTIMSLFAFIPSPILFGFIMVLVWFGVKLVPEQEIVGSTTERP; this is translated from the exons ATGAAGAAGCCTGACAATAATTCAAACCACGATAGAAACGGTCCGGAGCATGTCAACCTGCTGAGAGTTCCTTCCTCGTCGCCTCAGACGCCGACGGCTCTGAACCGAGGGCTCGAAGATGTCTTCAGAGAAATGCCGATCACCGAGGACACCGCGTGTGGAATTTGGTGTTTCCGCGGTCCGAATTTACAGAGATTCGCGAACAAGAAGGCCTACGTTTTCCTCTACGGTGTCCTCGGCTGCATATTCTCCGCAAGCTTTGCTTACTTCAACGGGACCATCACCACAATCGAGAAGAGGTTCAAGATACCCTCGAAAACTACCG GATTGATTAGCGTGGGCAATGACATTTCCCAACTATTTGTATCCGTCGTACTGTCTTATTACGCCGGTCGAGGTCACAGGCCCAGATGGATCGCCTTGGGCATTTACACG GTCGTTGTTTTCTGCTGCCTAACGATGCTGCCCCACTTCATGTACGGTCCGGGTGAGGACGCACTGGCCTTGACTAAGGAACACGGACCGCTGGAGTCCAGGAACTCTACGGTCTTCATGGACAAGCAGCGGAAGAACCTCTGCCTCGGCAAAGAGGGACGGGGTGCCGAGTGCGATGAGGCGGAGGGGAACTTCGCGCCCCAGGTGCTGCTGTTCATAGCCCAGCTGATATCCGGGGTGGGCGGATCCCTCCACTATACTCTGGGCGTCTCCTACATGGACGACAACATAAAGAAGTCGAAGACCCCGGCGCTGATCAGCTTCTCCTACTTCCTCCGGATGCTGGGCCCCGCCATCGGCTACGGCCTCGCCTCCTTCGCCCTCAAGTTCTACATCAGCCCAACCCTGACCCCGACCATCACGACCCAGGACCCAAGGTGGCTGGGTGCCTGGTGGTTGGGCTGGATAATCCTGGCCATCCTGCTCTTCATATTCGCGAGCATAATCGCCCTCTTTCCGAAGACGCTGCCGCGGGCCGCGGCTCGGAAGGCTTTGGCCCTGGAGAAGAGCAAATCGGCGGCAAGTTTTCCGAACGAGCAGGAAACCGAGCTGCCCACCTCGATTTCCGACATGATGAAGACCTTCAAACGTCTTCTGACCAACACCACTCTCATGTGCAACAACCTCGCCGCGGTATTCTACTTCTTTGGTTACCTACCATACTGGATCTTTATGCCCAAGTACATAGAGATGCAGTACAAGCAGTCCGCCTCCATCGCCTCCCTCATCACCGGCACCGTTGGCCTCGTATTCAGTGCCTTTGGCATTCTCCTCTCAGGGCTCGTCATCTCCAAGTACAAGCCCACAGCACGCTACCTCGCCGCCTGGAACGTCATCGTCGGCGCCGTTTCCGTCATGGGCATGGTATCCTACGCCTTCCTCGGCTGCTCCGCCAACGACAGTCAGGTCTTCGTTCTTCCCAATGGCGAACTCCGTACCGAATTACCGTGCAACGAACACTGCGCCTGTGATTATGTCACCTATAATCCAGTTTGCTCGGAGGATGGCCACACCTTCATTTCCGCCTGCCATGCTGGATGCAAAAACCTCCAG GTCGCTGAAAATGgaagtaaaatatttaccCAGTGCAGCTGCGTCAAACCAAAGGCGTCGCAGGCTTTTTCACTCACCCTTCCCTCCAACGTGACGGTCTTCACGGACATTGAACTTTTGGAAACAACGACAAAAATTGCGGACATGCCGATTTTGGGCACCGCCCTTCCCGGCGCCTGTCCAGTCGACTGTATGGACAAGTTTTACGTCTTTCTCGCTGTTGTTTGTCTTCTGAAGTTCAGCGGTGCCACCGGAAGAGCCTCGAACTTTCTTGTTTCCGTGAGGTGCGTCGATGAAAAGGACAAGACCGTCGCTATGGGATTTGGTTTGACAATAATGAGTCTTTTCGCATTCATACCATCACCTATTCTGTTTGGATTCATTATGG tACTTGTTTGGTTTGGGGTAAAACTTGTACCGGAACAGGAAATTGTTGGCTCTACAACGGAGAGGCCCTGA